One genomic window of Sphingopyxis sp. OPL5 includes the following:
- the dnaA gene encoding chromosomal replication initiator protein DnaA: MSGDAATLWPRVAEGLRRDLGVRTFDHWLKPVRFADYCALSGVVTLEAASRFSANWINERFGDRLELAWRQHLPVVRSVTVRGASAGAERAAILAQPPLPTFENPAPAANPALLGFDPRLSFDRFVVARSNILAANAARRMAMVEAPQFNPLYLCSGTGQGKTHLIQAIAQDYAAAHPTATIILMSAEKFMLEFVGAMRGGDMMAFKARLRAADLLLLDDLQFVIGKNSTQEELLHTIDDLMTAGKRLVVTADRPPAMLDGVEARLLSRLSGGLVADIEAPEDDLRDRIIRQRLAAMPMVEVPDDVVAYLVKHFTRNIRELEGALNKLLAYAALTGARLDLALAEDRLAENVRSARPRITIDEIQRAVCAHYRLDKSEMSSKRRVRAIARPRQVAMYLAKELTPRSYPEIGRRFGGRDHSTVIHAVRTVEALRVSDSELDAEIAAIRRSLNR; this comes from the coding sequence ATGAGCGGCGATGCCGCGACGCTGTGGCCGCGCGTGGCCGAAGGGCTCCGCCGCGACCTCGGCGTGCGCACCTTCGACCATTGGCTGAAGCCGGTGCGTTTTGCCGACTATTGCGCCCTGTCGGGCGTCGTGACGCTTGAGGCGGCGAGCCGCTTCTCGGCCAACTGGATCAACGAACGTTTCGGCGACCGGCTCGAACTCGCGTGGCGCCAGCATCTGCCCGTCGTACGCAGCGTTACTGTGCGCGGCGCCAGCGCGGGCGCCGAGCGCGCCGCGATCCTTGCCCAGCCGCCGCTCCCGACCTTCGAGAATCCCGCCCCGGCCGCGAATCCGGCACTGCTCGGTTTCGACCCGCGCCTGTCGTTCGACCGCTTCGTCGTCGCGCGCTCGAACATCCTCGCCGCCAACGCCGCGCGCCGCATGGCGATGGTCGAGGCGCCGCAGTTCAACCCGCTCTACCTCTGCTCGGGCACCGGCCAAGGCAAGACCCACCTGATCCAGGCGATCGCGCAGGATTATGCCGCGGCGCACCCGACCGCGACCATCATCCTGATGTCGGCCGAGAAGTTCATGCTTGAATTCGTCGGCGCGATGCGCGGCGGCGACATGATGGCGTTCAAGGCGCGGCTGCGCGCTGCCGACTTGCTGCTGCTTGACGATCTGCAGTTCGTGATCGGCAAGAATTCGACGCAGGAGGAACTGCTCCACACGATCGACGATCTGATGACTGCGGGCAAACGCCTGGTGGTCACCGCCGATCGCCCGCCGGCTATGCTCGACGGGGTCGAAGCGCGGCTGTTGTCGCGGCTGTCGGGCGGGCTCGTCGCCGATATCGAGGCGCCCGAGGACGACCTGCGCGACCGCATCATTCGTCAGCGGCTCGCCGCGATGCCGATGGTCGAGGTGCCCGACGACGTCGTCGCCTATCTGGTCAAGCATTTCACGCGCAACATCCGCGAACTCGAAGGCGCGCTCAACAAATTGCTCGCTTATGCCGCGCTCACCGGCGCACGGCTCGACCTCGCGCTCGCCGAGGACCGGCTGGCGGAAAATGTCCGCAGCGCGCGCCCGCGCATCACGATCGACGAGATCCAGCGCGCGGTCTGCGCCCACTACCGGCTCGACAAATCCGAAATGTCATCGAAGCGCCGTGTTCGCGCGATCGCCCGCCCGCGGCAGGTTGCCATGTATCTGGCCAAGGAACTGACGCCGCGCTCCTATCCCGAGATCGGGCGCCGCTTCGGCGGGCGCGACCATAGCACGGTGATTCACGCGGTCCGCACGGTCGAGGCGCTGCGCGTCAGCGACAGCGAACTCGACGCCGAAATCGCCGCGATCCGGCGAAGCCTCAACCGCTGA
- the rpsT gene encoding 30S ribosomal protein S20 — protein MANTPQAKKRIRRNTARTIVNKNRVSRIRTLVKKVENAVAAGDKDGAAAALKAAQPEMARGVAKGVLHKNTVARKYSRLTKSVNAIA, from the coding sequence ATGGCCAATACGCCCCAGGCAAAAAAGCGCATCCGTCGCAACACCGCGCGCACCATCGTGAACAAGAATCGTGTTTCGCGCATTCGCACCTTGGTGAAGAAGGTCGAGAACGCGGTCGCCGCCGGTGACAAGGATGGCGCCGCTGCGGCTCTCAAGGCTGCGCAGCCCGAAATGGCGCGCGGCGTCGCCAAGGGCGTGCTCCACAAGAACACCGTCGCGCGCAAATATTCGCGCCTGACCAAGAGCGTCAACGCCATCGCCTGA
- the mutM gene encoding bifunctional DNA-formamidopyrimidine glycosylase/DNA-(apurinic or apyrimidinic site) lyase, which produces MPELPEVETTVRGLAPFLEGQRLASVITFRPDLRRPFPVDLAQRLTGATVTTLSRRAKYGIVSTDRDDHLIFHLGMSGRWRTEGGEAGKHDHLLLETGAGQRLFLHDPRRFGSVDLVAGDPLTAFPAFVTLGPEPLSDAFDAACLAKALAGRRAPIKAMLLDQTIVAGLGNIYVCEALNMARIHPAKAAADVSKAKLALLVPAIKDVLTAAIAAGGSTLRDFLSPEGDLGYFAKEWRVYGREGEACECGGTIVRIVQSGRSTFYCPKCQR; this is translated from the coding sequence ATGCCCGAACTTCCCGAAGTCGAAACCACCGTCCGCGGCCTCGCGCCCTTCCTCGAAGGCCAGCGACTGGCGTCGGTGATCACTTTCCGCCCCGACCTGCGCCGTCCCTTTCCCGTCGACCTGGCGCAGCGGCTGACCGGCGCCACGGTCACCACCCTGTCGCGCCGCGCCAAATATGGCATCGTTTCGACCGACCGCGACGATCATCTGATCTTTCACCTCGGCATGTCGGGGCGCTGGCGGACCGAAGGCGGCGAGGCGGGCAAGCACGACCATCTTTTGCTCGAAACCGGGGCGGGCCAACGGCTGTTCCTCCACGACCCACGCCGCTTCGGTTCGGTCGATCTTGTCGCGGGTGATCCGCTCACCGCCTTTCCCGCTTTCGTCACCCTCGGCCCCGAACCGCTGTCGGACGCGTTCGACGCCGCTTGTCTGGCGAAGGCGCTCGCCGGGCGCCGCGCGCCGATCAAGGCGATGCTGCTCGACCAGACGATCGTCGCTGGGCTCGGCAACATCTATGTGTGCGAGGCGCTCAACATGGCGCGTATCCACCCCGCCAAGGCCGCCGCCGACGTGTCGAAGGCCAAGCTCGCGCTGCTCGTCCCCGCGATCAAGGACGTGCTCACCGCCGCCATCGCCGCGGGCGGCTCGACCTTGCGCGATTTTCTGAGTCCCGAGGGCGACCTCGGCTACTTCGCGAAGGAGTGGCGCGTCTATGGCCGCGAGGGCGAGGCCTGCGAATGCGGCGGCACGATCGTCCGCATCGTCCAGTCGGGCCGCTCGACCTTTTACTGCCCGAAATGCCAGCGCTGA
- a CDS encoding class I SAM-dependent methyltransferase produces the protein MTTPDTVSFGYEQVPAGDKTAMVGEVFSRVARKYDIMNDAMSGGMHRLWKDRFVRRVKPRDGEAILDMAGGTGDIAFRMEPSGASITVADINPDMLGVGVERAAERGIDSLVWSEQNAEKLSFPDQFFDAYTIAFGIRNVTDIPAALKEAHRVLRYGGRFFCLEFSTNEWPGFAQAYDAYSHRVVPKLGKLIAQDEDSYRYLIESIRRFPPMPAFAQLIREAGFTSVKVEPIMGGLVAIHSGWKA, from the coding sequence ATGACCACCCCCGACACCGTCAGCTTCGGCTATGAACAGGTTCCTGCGGGCGACAAGACCGCGATGGTCGGCGAGGTGTTCAGCCGTGTCGCCCGCAAATATGACATCATGAACGACGCGATGTCGGGGGGCATGCACCGGCTGTGGAAGGATCGTTTCGTGCGCCGCGTGAAACCGCGCGACGGCGAGGCGATTCTCGACATGGCGGGCGGCACCGGCGACATCGCCTTTCGCATGGAGCCTTCGGGCGCGAGCATCACCGTCGCCGACATCAACCCCGACATGCTGGGCGTCGGGGTCGAGCGCGCCGCCGAACGCGGCATCGACAGCCTGGTATGGAGCGAGCAAAATGCCGAGAAACTGTCGTTTCCCGACCAGTTTTTCGACGCCTATACGATCGCCTTCGGCATCCGCAACGTCACCGACATCCCCGCGGCGCTGAAGGAAGCGCACCGTGTGCTGCGCTATGGCGGACGGTTTTTCTGCCTCGAATTTTCGACCAACGAATGGCCGGGTTTCGCGCAGGCCTATGACGCCTATTCGCACCGCGTCGTCCCCAAGCTCGGCAAGCTGATCGCGCAGGACGAGGACAGCTATCGCTACCTGATCGAATCGATCCGCCGTTTCCCGCCAATGCCCGCGTTCGCGCAATTGATCCGCGAGGCGGGCTTCACATCGGTCAAGGTCGAGCCGATCATGGGCGGGCTGGTCGCCATCCACAGCGGGTGGAAAGCTTGA
- the ubiB gene encoding 2-polyprenylphenol 6-hydroxylase, with product MTRPATHILRLLKWGRILARHGALRGIESAPTTPPGVKRLCRIARFGTVQPKIPDYAAAFQAIGPAAVKLGQTLATRPDIVGEEAARNLLTLQDALAPVAFEKICEEIERAFEAPLETLYAEFDPVPVGSASIAQVHRAFTTEGRQVAVKVRRPGIDKQFARDIDTYEWAAAHLEALGGEATRLRPREVIANFRRWTLRELDLRREAASASELADAMVGVPTYEVPAIDWDRTTSRVMTLDWIDGIKISHRDALIAAGHDMEALSANLVNAFLRQAIAEGFFHADMHQGNLFVKADGTIAAVDFGIMGRINRQARYWLAEILYGLTTGNYRRVAEIHFEAQYVPDYHNVEEFATALRAVGEPMRGKPVSELSVGQMLDGLFAITRDFDMQTQPHLLLLQKTMVMVEGVATMLNPRINMWDVSGPFVQEWIRDELGPEAALADGIREQGKTLALIPDIIRRLDAQLPRKGAAPPAPPLPDIPLMWERGEKRRWWRYALTAIVGAAAGVMGMAWFAS from the coding sequence TTGACCCGTCCCGCCACGCATATCCTGCGCCTGTTAAAATGGGGCCGCATCCTCGCGCGCCATGGGGCGCTGCGCGGGATCGAAAGCGCGCCGACGACCCCGCCGGGTGTGAAGCGCCTGTGCCGGATCGCGCGTTTCGGGACGGTGCAGCCGAAAATTCCCGATTATGCCGCGGCCTTTCAGGCGATCGGCCCCGCCGCGGTCAAGCTCGGCCAGACGCTCGCGACGCGCCCCGACATCGTCGGCGAAGAGGCGGCGCGCAATTTGCTGACGCTGCAGGATGCGCTGGCGCCCGTGGCATTCGAAAAGATCTGCGAAGAGATCGAGCGCGCGTTCGAAGCGCCGCTCGAAACGCTCTACGCCGAGTTCGACCCCGTCCCCGTCGGGTCGGCATCGATCGCGCAGGTCCACCGTGCCTTCACCACCGAAGGCCGCCAGGTCGCGGTCAAGGTCCGCCGGCCGGGCATCGACAAGCAGTTCGCACGCGACATCGATACCTATGAATGGGCAGCCGCGCATCTCGAGGCGCTCGGCGGCGAAGCGACGCGGCTCCGCCCGCGCGAGGTGATCGCCAACTTCCGCCGCTGGACCCTGCGTGAGCTCGACCTCAGGCGCGAGGCCGCGTCGGCTTCGGAGCTGGCTGATGCGATGGTCGGGGTGCCGACCTATGAAGTTCCGGCGATCGACTGGGACCGCACGACGAGCCGCGTGATGACGCTCGACTGGATCGACGGCATCAAGATCTCGCACCGCGATGCGCTGATCGCCGCCGGGCATGACATGGAGGCGCTGTCGGCGAACCTCGTCAACGCCTTCCTGCGCCAGGCGATCGCCGAGGGCTTCTTCCACGCCGACATGCATCAGGGCAATTTGTTCGTGAAGGCCGACGGCACGATCGCCGCGGTCGATTTCGGCATCATGGGGCGGATCAACCGGCAGGCGCGCTATTGGCTCGCCGAAATCCTCTATGGGCTGACCACGGGCAATTACCGCCGCGTCGCCGAAATCCATTTCGAGGCGCAATACGTCCCCGACTACCATAATGTCGAGGAATTCGCGACGGCGCTGCGCGCGGTCGGCGAACCGATGCGTGGCAAGCCCGTGAGCGAGCTGTCGGTCGGCCAGATGCTTGATGGACTGTTCGCGATTACCCGCGACTTCGACATGCAAACCCAACCGCACCTTCTGCTGCTACAAAAGACGATGGTGATGGTCGAGGGCGTCGCGACGATGCTCAACCCCAGGATCAACATGTGGGACGTGTCGGGGCCGTTCGTGCAGGAATGGATTCGCGACGAGCTCGGCCCCGAAGCCGCGCTCGCCGACGGCATCCGCGAACAGGGCAAGACGCTGGCGCTGATCCCCGACATCATCCGGCGGCTCGATGCGCAATTGCCGCGCAAGGGTGCCGCACCGCCCGCGCCGCCGCTGCCCGACATCCCCCTAATGTGGGAGCGCGGCGAGAAACGGCGCTGGTGGCGCTATGCGCTAACGGCGATCGTCGGCGCGGCGGCGGGGGTTATGGGGATGGCGTGGTTCGCCTCCTGA
- a CDS encoding type II toxin-antitoxin system CcdA family antitoxin: MNRPTRFEGPKKATNVSLNAELVEEAKQLGINVSEACQTGLAVEVKKAREAAWQEENRAAIESWNDYTRQHGLPLAKYRQF, translated from the coding sequence ATGAACCGTCCCACGCGATTCGAAGGCCCCAAGAAGGCGACCAATGTGTCGCTGAACGCCGAACTGGTCGAAGAGGCGAAGCAGCTTGGTATCAACGTCAGCGAAGCGTGCCAGACCGGCCTCGCCGTCGAGGTGAAGAAGGCGCGCGAGGCGGCATGGCAGGAAGAAAATCGCGCCGCGATCGAAAGCTGGAACGATTATACGCGCCAACATGGCCTGCCGCTCGCCAAATATCGGCAATTTTGA
- a CDS encoding CcdB family protein, giving the protein MPQFDVHRSRDGSALLLDCQSDLLDHFDTRFVVPLLPAQTAQTLSRLHPVFEIDGEHHIMATQLASAVDSKDLGDRVASLADRRYEILNAVDMLVTGV; this is encoded by the coding sequence ATGCCGCAGTTCGATGTTCACCGGAGCCGCGACGGATCGGCGCTGCTGCTCGATTGCCAGAGCGATCTGCTCGACCATTTCGACACGCGCTTTGTGGTGCCCCTCCTTCCAGCGCAAACGGCGCAGACATTGTCGCGGCTGCATCCGGTGTTCGAGATTGACGGCGAACACCATATCATGGCGACGCAATTGGCATCGGCGGTCGACAGCAAGGACCTTGGCGACAGGGTCGCGTCGCTCGCCGATCGGCGCTACGAGATTTTGAATGCGGTCGATATGTTGGTGACGGGAGTTTGA
- the coaBC gene encoding bifunctional phosphopantothenoylcysteine decarboxylase/phosphopantothenate--cysteine ligase CoaBC has translation MAAKRILLIIGGGIAAYKSIELVRLLRKADYVVRCVLTRAGEQFVTPLTLAALSENKVYSSLFDLKDEVEMGHIQLSREADLVVVAPATADLMAKMAAGIADDLATTLLLATDKPVLAAPAMNVRMWLHAATRRNVATLRGDGVTVMEPDEGAMACGEYGPGRLPEPPAIFDAIGKALADAPALSPLFAQPDFAPANHRPLFGRRILITAGPTHEPIDPVRYIANRSSGKQGFAIAAAAAEAGAEVLLIAGPVELPTPPGVIRVDVETALEMAAEVRDGLPVDAAIMVAAVADWRAADTRTQKIKKDGSGAVPPLALAENPDILAGVAKSPQRPPLLIGFAAETNDVLAHAEAKLGKKGCDWIVANDVSADPMGGETNRVHIVSKDGVDSWDRLPKAAVARKLMEKIADELDARVPLQPD, from the coding sequence ATGGCCGCGAAACGCATCCTCCTCATCATCGGCGGCGGGATCGCCGCGTACAAGAGCATCGAGCTCGTCCGGCTGCTGCGCAAGGCGGACTATGTCGTACGCTGCGTGCTGACGCGCGCGGGCGAGCAGTTTGTGACGCCGCTGACGCTCGCGGCGCTCAGCGAGAACAAGGTCTATTCCAGCCTGTTCGACCTGAAGGACGAGGTCGAGATGGGGCATATCCAGCTGAGCCGCGAGGCCGACCTGGTCGTCGTCGCGCCAGCGACCGCCGACCTGATGGCGAAGATGGCGGCGGGCATCGCCGACGACCTCGCCACGACGCTACTGCTCGCGACCGATAAGCCGGTGCTCGCGGCGCCCGCGATGAATGTGCGGATGTGGCTGCATGCCGCGACGCGACGCAATGTCGCAACGCTGCGCGGCGACGGGGTGACGGTGATGGAACCCGACGAGGGCGCGATGGCGTGCGGCGAATATGGGCCCGGACGGCTGCCCGAGCCGCCGGCGATTTTCGATGCGATCGGGAAAGCACTGGCGGACGCACCCGCACTTTCGCCGCTCTTCGCCCAGCCTGATTTCGCGCCGGCGAACCATCGCCCGCTCTTCGGTCGTCGCATCCTCATCACCGCCGGGCCGACCCATGAGCCGATCGACCCGGTACGCTACATCGCCAACCGGTCGAGCGGAAAGCAGGGGTTCGCGATCGCCGCCGCCGCCGCCGAGGCCGGCGCCGAAGTGTTGCTGATCGCCGGACCGGTCGAACTGCCGACTCCGCCCGGGGTGATCCGCGTCGATGTCGAGACCGCGCTCGAGATGGCGGCCGAGGTGCGGGACGGACTGCCCGTCGATGCCGCGATCATGGTTGCCGCGGTCGCCGACTGGCGCGCAGCCGACACCCGCACGCAGAAGATCAAGAAGGACGGCAGCGGCGCGGTGCCGCCGCTCGCGCTCGCCGAGAATCCGGACATATTGGCGGGCGTGGCGAAGAGTCCGCAGCGCCCGCCTTTGCTGATCGGCTTTGCCGCCGAGACCAACGATGTGCTCGCGCATGCCGAGGCGAAACTGGGGAAGAAGGGCTGCGACTGGATCGTCGCCAACGATGTCTCCGCCGACCCGATGGGGGGCGAGACGAATCGGGTACATATCGTTAGCAAAGACGGCGTAGACAGTTGGGACCGGTTGCCCAAGGCGGCTGTCGCCCGCAAATTGATGGAAAAGATCGCCGATGAGCTCGATGCGCGTGTCCCCCTCCAGCCCGATTGA
- a CDS encoding HesA/MoeB/ThiF family protein: MLSDTELDRYARQIILPQFGGAGQAKLKAAHVAVIGAGGIGCPAITYLAAAGIGRLTIIDHDIVELSNLQRQPLFTDGDIGRPKAEIAAEAIDRINPHVDFDAQVIRLTNSNAAALLAGASLILDGCDNFDTRLAVNRTAMALRIPLLSAAIGAFEGQVALYEGWRETSPCYQCLVGADPDREGINCAEQGVMGALAGMIGTMAALEAVRALTGWGQSLAGRLAILDMLDRRWREVGIAKDPGCPTCRG, translated from the coding sequence TTGCTCTCCGACACCGAACTCGACCGCTATGCTCGCCAGATCATCCTGCCGCAATTCGGCGGGGCGGGGCAGGCGAAGTTGAAGGCAGCGCATGTCGCAGTGATCGGCGCGGGCGGGATCGGCTGTCCGGCGATCACCTATCTGGCGGCGGCGGGGATCGGCAGGCTGACGATCATCGATCATGATATCGTCGAGCTGTCGAATTTGCAGCGGCAGCCCTTGTTCACCGATGGCGACATCGGCAGGCCAAAAGCCGAAATCGCAGCCGAAGCGATCGACCGGATCAACCCACATGTTGATTTCGATGCGCAAGTCATTCGCCTGACGAACAGCAACGCGGCGGCATTGCTCGCTGGTGCGAGCCTGATCCTCGACGGGTGCGACAATTTCGACACGCGGCTCGCGGTCAATCGCACAGCGATGGCGCTGCGCATCCCGCTGCTCTCGGCAGCGATCGGGGCGTTCGAAGGGCAGGTCGCGCTGTACGAAGGCTGGCGCGAGACGAGCCCCTGCTACCAGTGCCTCGTCGGCGCCGATCCCGACCGCGAGGGGATCAACTGCGCCGAACAGGGCGTGATGGGCGCGCTCGCGGGAATGATCGGGACAATGGCGGCGCTGGAGGCCGTGCGCGCACTGACCGGCTGGGGGCAAAGCTTGGCAGGGCGGCTGGCGATACTCGACATGCTCGACCGGCGCTGGCGCGAGGTCGGCATCGCCAAGGATCCGGGATGCCCGACGTGCCGGGGCTGA
- a CDS encoding DsrE family protein — MPDVPGLSIIVAGGDDQRFYGALETAMAATALGSPTRIFLQGEAVALLRERVSATGDAPREAAGMPGLAPMIEEAAAMEIELFVCQSGMALVGLTAEEMVPQAKAAGLVSFLREVGAGDRLVVY; from the coding sequence ATGCCCGACGTGCCGGGGCTGAGCATCATCGTCGCGGGGGGTGACGATCAGCGGTTTTATGGTGCGCTCGAAACCGCAATGGCCGCGACGGCGCTGGGATCGCCCACCCGGATTTTCCTGCAGGGCGAAGCGGTCGCCTTGCTCCGCGAACGCGTGTCGGCCACTGGCGACGCCCCGCGGGAGGCGGCCGGGATGCCAGGTCTCGCGCCGATGATCGAGGAAGCAGCGGCAATGGAGATCGAGTTGTTCGTTTGCCAGTCGGGGATGGCGCTGGTCGGCCTGACAGCGGAGGAGATGGTGCCGCAGGCCAAGGCGGCGGGGTTGGTTAGCTTTCTGCGCGAAGTAGGGGCGGGCGACCGGTTGGTGGTATATTGA
- a CDS encoding class I SAM-dependent methyltransferase codes for MIRGAALLAALVVLPLLGSCDAPWEGDSDRTETARDFPPADRPVAPTVSTKWSTEEARDRLNEAEDVMDSADVRPGMTVADIGAGDGYYTVRLAQRVGAGGRVLAQDIMPEVIERLADRIARERLENVSIKLGAVDDPRLPAASFDRVFMVHMYHEIGEPYAFLWRLRPALRAGGQVLVVDGDRPIADHGTPFRLLVCEFEAVGYKLLSYDDKQHAGGYLARFVPDGKRPAPEDIKVCENP; via the coding sequence ATGATCCGCGGCGCCGCCCTGCTCGCCGCGCTGGTGGTGCTGCCGCTGCTCGGCAGCTGCGACGCGCCGTGGGAGGGCGATAGCGACCGCACCGAGACCGCCCGCGACTTCCCGCCCGCCGACCGCCCGGTCGCGCCGACCGTTTCGACCAAATGGTCGACCGAAGAGGCACGCGACCGGCTTAACGAGGCTGAGGATGTGATGGATTCGGCCGACGTTCGTCCCGGCATGACCGTCGCCGACATCGGCGCCGGCGACGGCTATTACACCGTCCGCCTCGCCCAGCGCGTCGGTGCCGGCGGGCGCGTGCTGGCGCAGGACATCATGCCCGAGGTGATCGAGCGCCTCGCCGATCGTATCGCGCGCGAACGGCTCGAAAATGTCTCGATCAAGCTCGGCGCGGTCGACGATCCGCGCCTCCCCGCCGCCAGCTTCGACCGCGTCTTCATGGTCCATATGTATCACGAGATCGGCGAGCCCTACGCCTTCCTGTGGCGGCTCCGCCCGGCGCTGCGCGCGGGCGGACAGGTGCTCGTCGTCGATGGCGACCGCCCGATCGCCGACCACGGCACGCCGTTCCGCCTGCTCGTCTGCGAATTCGAGGCGGTGGGTTACAAGCTGCTGTCCTACGACGACAAGCAGCATGCAGGCGGCTATCTCGCCCGCTTCGTCCCCGACGGCAAGCGGCCGGCGCCCGAAGATATCAAGGTGTGCGAGAATCCGTGA
- the prfB gene encoding peptide chain release factor 2 encodes MRAEAQDHIDKIGAALALLRRFLDWDRAVRRLDELNAKVEDPTLWNDPRAAQDVMRERRRLDEAITATRAIETECADTAELIELAEMEGDEAMVDEAVASLATLAARAEEDKIRALLAGEADANDAYIEVHAGAGGTESQDWAEMLQRMYSRWAEKRGFKVELVEYQAGEQAGIKSATMLVKGENAYGYSKTESGVHRLVRISPYDSSARRHTSFSSVWVYPVIDDNIDIEINEGDLKIDTYRASGAGGQHVNTTDSAVRITHIPTGIVVASQNDRSQHKNRATAMGMLKARMYEAELQKREAAASGEYQAKTEIGWGHQIRSYVLQPYQLVKDLRTGVTSTAPGDVLDGALDPFMAAALSQKVTGEKVEVEDID; translated from the coding sequence ATGCGCGCCGAAGCGCAGGACCATATCGACAAGATCGGCGCCGCCTTGGCGCTGCTGCGCCGCTTTCTCGACTGGGATCGCGCGGTGCGGCGGCTCGACGAGCTCAACGCCAAGGTCGAGGACCCGACCCTGTGGAACGATCCGCGTGCCGCGCAGGACGTGATGCGCGAACGCCGCCGCCTCGACGAGGCGATCACCGCGACGCGCGCGATCGAGACCGAATGCGCCGACACCGCCGAACTGATCGAACTTGCCGAAATGGAAGGCGACGAGGCAATGGTCGACGAGGCGGTCGCGAGCCTCGCGACACTCGCCGCGCGCGCCGAGGAAGACAAGATCCGGGCATTGCTCGCGGGTGAGGCCGACGCCAACGATGCCTATATCGAGGTCCACGCCGGCGCCGGCGGCACCGAGAGCCAAGACTGGGCCGAAATGCTCCAGCGCATGTACAGCCGCTGGGCCGAAAAGCGCGGGTTCAAGGTCGAACTCGTCGAATATCAGGCGGGCGAACAGGCGGGCATCAAATCGGCGACGATGCTGGTCAAGGGCGAGAATGCCTATGGCTATTCGAAGACCGAAAGCGGCGTCCACCGCCTCGTCCGCATCTCGCCCTACGACAGCTCGGCGCGGCGCCACACTAGCTTTTCGTCGGTGTGGGTCTATCCGGTGATCGACGACAATATCGACATCGAGATCAACGAGGGCGACCTCAAGATCGATACCTATCGCGCTTCGGGGGCGGGCGGCCAGCACGTCAACACCACCGATTCGGCGGTGCGCATCACCCACATCCCGACCGGCATCGTCGTCGCGTCGCAGAACGACCGTTCGCAGCACAAGAACCGCGCGACCGCGATGGGCATGCTCAAGGCGCGCATGTACGAGGCGGAACTGCAGAAGCGCGAAGCCGCGGCGTCGGGCGAATATCAAGCCAAGACCGAAATCGGCTGGGGCCACCAGATCCGCTCCTACGTCCTCCAGCCCTATCAGCTGGTGAAGGACCTCCGCACCGGCGTCACATCGACCGCCCCCGGCGACGTGCTCGACGGCGCGCTCGACCCGTTCATGGCCGCCGCCCTGTCGCAGAAGGTGACCGGCGAAAAGGTCGAGGTCGAGGATATCGATTGA